In the Flagellimonas sp. HMM57 genome, one interval contains:
- the rpsU gene encoding 30S ribosomal protein S21, with amino-acid sequence MLIIPVKEGENIDRALKRFKRKFDKTGTMRQLRKRQQFTKPSVKRRAEIQKAEYIQGLRDQEEI; translated from the coding sequence ATGTTAATAATACCAGTAAAAGAAGGAGAAAACATCGATAGAGCTTTAAAACGTTTCAAGCGCAAGTTTGATAAGACCGGCACCATGCGTCAGTTGAGAAAAAGACAGCAGTTTACCAAACCTTCGGTAAAGCGCAGAGCTGAAATACAAAAAGCCGAATATATACAAGGCTTAAGAGACCAAGAAGAAATATAA